CTCCCATCCCCCACTTTGATGAGGCTCTCGCACTGTGAGAGCTACTGCGCCTCCCCCCTCTGCTACATCCCCTGCCTCCGGAAATCCAAAGATGCAGGCAGCGATGCAGTCGTCTCTGCGGCACCGTGCTCGGCCGGCGTCGCGGCCGAGGACAAGCCGCCTCCGGTTCAGAAGAttgaggtggcggcggcggcggccgagaagAACGATGATGAGGACAAAAAGGTCGAAGATTGCGAGAAGAAGGCagtgccggcggccgccgcagcgccCGCAAAAAGCAACCTTAAGAAGGCCAATTGCGGCGACGGCGTGTGTGCTGCAAAAGGCAATGTCAAGTGGCTTGATTTGCTGGGAAAGGATCTTACCGAGGTGAAGGAATTCGAGCCAAGGTATATGTCCCCATCTTCCTCTGTAGCTTCC
This is a stretch of genomic DNA from Brachypodium distachyon strain Bd21 chromosome 1, Brachypodium_distachyon_v3.0, whole genome shotgun sequence. It encodes these proteins:
- the LOC100843590 gene encoding uncharacterized protein LOC100843590 produces the protein MRLSHCESYCASPLCYIPCLRKSKDAGSDAVVSAAPCSAGVAAEDKPPPVQKIEVAAAAAEKNDDEDKKVEDCEKKAVPAAAAAPAKSNLKKANCGDGVCAAKGNVKWLDLLGKDLTEVKEFEPSESGDSMDEGDGIAACVCVIQ